The following coding sequences are from one Selenomonas sputigena ATCC 35185 window:
- a CDS encoding DUF4418 family protein: MEKKWRFKITDILLLLASGAFLVGMRTFLAPCAQQADGRWMVCHWAGEALTGVAAVLFVISLLHALIPRAQIKMGLSLAMIPAAALAFLLPGTMIDLCMMETMRCHTVMQPAARAISVVLILLACLDVYCYRKGDDR; encoded by the coding sequence TTGGAAAAGAAGTGGAGGTTCAAGATCACGGACATCCTGCTCTTGCTCGCAAGCGGTGCGTTTCTCGTCGGCATGCGCACGTTTCTCGCGCCTTGTGCGCAGCAGGCGGATGGCAGGTGGATGGTGTGCCACTGGGCGGGCGAGGCGCTCACGGGTGTTGCTGCAGTGCTCTTTGTCATCTCGCTGCTGCACGCTTTGATTCCTCGCGCCCAAATCAAGATGGGGCTGTCTCTGGCGATGATTCCTGCAGCGGCGTTGGCGTTCCTCCTGCCGGGAACAATGATCGATCTTTGCATGATGGAGACGATGCGCTGCCATACGGTGATGCAGCCTGCGGCCAGGGCGATTTCCGTCGTGTTGATCTTGCTCGCCTGCCTGGATGTTTATTGCTATCGGAAGGGGGATGACCGATGA
- a CDS encoding HD-GYP domain-containing protein, with amino-acid sequence MVIGRGIYEEDMTVILSEGTVLDRQMISLLESRDVYFVHVRDDIAPVPPVHQVDNVKIALADVAAALGGSRAKSGRALLPTLNIVPEASSPDKDAALAEFMREVADTVAVKPVIRRRTARSVVQTGIAPQKDASLESAYVSQYKDLCLNLSMLYETTRTSGHIDKAAVEILAQQVLPLCSSAKAMTHIYNVRMKGDYALHHSVRVAILAGLMGQWLKMMQRDRLRLVMAALLLDIGSTRIAPGFLKKVGGYTKEDRVLMQKHTRLGHALVMNSAFASDAQIAGAVLQHHERNDGSGYPDAVKKEQICDFARILAVLDSYDAMTSRRSYAKRRSPFDVFSALSDEFVANHLDAAYGLPFIRHVCNSLNGNWVKLTNGETGKIVYIDESRLDALPIVQTMDGAFVDLNTLSSIRIESMLASEEMTH; translated from the coding sequence ATGGTTATTGGCAGAGGCATTTATGAAGAGGATATGACGGTCATTTTGTCGGAGGGAACGGTTCTTGATCGTCAGATGATTTCTTTACTGGAAAGCCGCGACGTATACTTCGTTCATGTGCGTGATGATATCGCGCCTGTGCCTCCTGTGCATCAGGTTGACAATGTGAAAATCGCTCTGGCAGATGTGGCGGCGGCCTTGGGCGGCTCGCGGGCAAAGTCCGGCAGAGCTCTCTTGCCCACGCTGAACATCGTGCCTGAAGCGTCTTCTCCCGACAAGGACGCCGCCTTGGCGGAATTCATGCGGGAGGTGGCGGACACCGTTGCCGTGAAGCCTGTGATTCGTCGGAGGACTGCCCGTTCTGTCGTGCAGACGGGGATTGCCCCGCAAAAGGACGCTTCTCTTGAGTCTGCTTATGTGAGCCAGTACAAGGATCTTTGTCTTAATCTCTCGATGCTTTACGAAACGACGCGCACGAGCGGGCACATCGACAAGGCGGCGGTGGAGATCCTAGCGCAGCAGGTTCTGCCGCTTTGCTCAAGCGCCAAGGCGATGACGCACATTTACAATGTGAGGATGAAGGGCGACTACGCGCTTCATCACAGCGTGCGCGTCGCCATTCTCGCAGGTCTCATGGGGCAATGGCTAAAGATGATGCAGCGCGATCGGCTGCGCCTCGTCATGGCGGCGCTCCTTCTTGATATTGGCTCCACACGCATAGCGCCGGGGTTTCTTAAAAAGGTGGGCGGCTATACGAAGGAGGATCGTGTCCTCATGCAGAAGCACACGCGCCTCGGTCATGCGCTCGTCATGAACTCGGCATTTGCTTCAGACGCGCAGATTGCTGGGGCAGTGCTGCAGCATCATGAGCGAAACGACGGCTCGGGTTATCCGGATGCCGTAAAGAAGGAGCAGATCTGCGACTTTGCACGCATCCTTGCCGTTCTCGACAGTTACGATGCGATGACTTCGAGACGCTCCTACGCCAAGAGGCGTTCGCCCTTCGATGTCTTTTCTGCGTTGTCCGATGAATTTGTCGCAAACCATCTCGATGCGGCTTATGGCCTGCCGTTCATCCGCCACGTCTGCAATTCGCTGAACGGCAACTGGGTCAAACTCACGAACGGCGAGACGGGCAAGATCGTCTACATCGATGAGTCGCGGCTTGATGCATTGCCGATCGTGCAGACGATGGACGGCGCCTTTGTCGACCTCAATACGCTGAGCAGCATACGCATCGAGTCCATGCTCGCGAGCGAAGAGATGACACATTGA
- a CDS encoding sirohydrochlorin cobaltochelatase: MKRNFKKMLAMSLACGAVFGLGAPSVDAAYMLNPEVTDATPALLEASEIGALKYDNPKMQNLPNKDAILVMSFGTTFKDSREKTIEATVKAIQAAHPNVKVELAFTSHIIVDRIKAKEGLDIPTPEAALKQLKKDGYTRIALCSLDVVPGMEYAYDKAIFNEYKDSFKRMTLGTSLIYWQGQEEQRDDVKEALSALSTQFPEVADNEAILIMAHGTPHPANAYYSVIQSGINRMQLKNTYIYTVEGWPGLEDIIPELKAKGIKSVTLMPLMMVAGDHANNDMAGNEPDSHKSILMKEGFKVNTYIHGIGENGLIRGLFVDRANEAWDMLQSK; encoded by the coding sequence ATGAAAAGGAATTTCAAGAAGATGCTGGCCATGTCGCTTGCGTGTGGCGCTGTCTTTGGCTTGGGGGCACCTTCCGTGGACGCGGCTTACATGCTGAATCCTGAAGTTACGGATGCGACTCCCGCGCTTCTTGAGGCATCGGAAATCGGTGCTTTGAAGTACGACAATCCCAAGATGCAGAACCTCCCGAACAAGGATGCCATCCTCGTCATGAGTTTCGGTACGACCTTCAAGGATTCGCGCGAGAAGACGATCGAGGCGACGGTCAAGGCGATTCAGGCAGCTCATCCGAATGTGAAGGTCGAGTTGGCGTTCACTTCGCATATCATCGTGGATCGTATCAAGGCCAAAGAAGGGCTTGATATTCCGACACCGGAAGCGGCGCTGAAGCAGCTCAAGAAGGATGGCTATACGCGCATTGCGCTGTGCTCGCTCGATGTTGTTCCGGGTATGGAATATGCCTACGACAAGGCGATCTTCAACGAGTACAAGGACAGCTTCAAGAGGATGACGCTCGGCACGTCGCTCATCTACTGGCAGGGTCAGGAAGAGCAGCGCGATGATGTCAAGGAAGCGCTCTCGGCGCTTTCAACGCAGTTCCCTGAGGTTGCTGATAATGAAGCTATCCTCATCATGGCGCATGGAACGCCGCATCCGGCAAATGCCTACTACAGCGTCATTCAGTCGGGGATCAACCGCATGCAGCTCAAGAACACCTACATCTACACGGTTGAGGGCTGGCCGGGCCTGGAGGATATCATTCCTGAGCTCAAGGCGAAGGGCATTAAGTCCGTCACGCTCATGCCGCTGATGATGGTTGCTGGCGATCATGCGAACAACGATATGGCTGGTAACGAGCCGGATTCGCACAAGTCCATCCTCATGAAGGAGGGCTTCAAGGTCAACACGTACATTCATGGCATTGGTGAAAACGGGCTCATCCGCGGTCTCTTCGTTGATCGTGCGAATGAAGCATGGGATATGCTCCAGTCCAAGTAA
- a CDS encoding heavy metal translocating P-type ATPase has protein sequence MTENEKYQITGMSCAACSARVDKAVRHLAGVREVSVNLLTNSMLVSYDAPLTSEMICAAVEHAGYGASLAAGKGAGRAKDMREEREALEDHETPKILRRFIVSLVLLVPLLYVSMGHMLLALPIPQAMENNALVIGLYELLLAVAVMIVNQKFFINGFRNIFSGGVNMDTLVALGSAAGFVYSTGNLFSMLLAARAGDWQSVAAGGMDFYFETSAMILTLITVGKWLESRSKGKTTNAIKGLMDLAPKTARLVRDGEEVVVAASEVAVGDVFLVLPGESFPVDGKVLEGESAVNEAALTGESLPVDKAPGSLVSAATINQNGALTCEARRVGEDTTLQQIIEMVQNAAASKAEISKLADKVSGVFVPVVIVLALATGALWLLLGETASFALARAVSVLVISCPCALGLATPVAIMVGSGKGAKNGILFKTAAALEATGKADFVVLDKTGTITEGKPRVTDLMPAAGVGEEELLCVATALEAQSEHPLAVAVRREAEERGISFSKVQDFQALPGHGVTGTAELSGERREVIGGSMALMKEKGLLTADMKAAAEKLASEGKTPLFFAAADRLLGIIAVADALKPDSREAIEELLRMGVQPVMLTGDNRRTANAVGVKLGLSAIVADVLPDGKEEVVRRLQESGRTVMVGDGINDAPALTRADVGIAIGAGADIAMDAADVVLMKSSLRDVVAAIRLSRQVIRNIKENLFWAFFYNVIGIPLAAGLWLPVFGIVLSPMFGAAAMSLSSFCVVMNALRLNFFDVYDDRKDKRKVLRELPGFLLQKEAEAEAGAEEAAQMQADEKLEASVMKKTISIEGMMCGHCVAHVTKALEGMNGVEKAEVSLENKNAVVTLSADVSDKALSATIVDAGYEVVGIS, from the coding sequence ATGACGGAAAATGAAAAGTATCAGATCACGGGCATGTCGTGCGCGGCGTGCAGTGCGCGTGTTGACAAGGCGGTTCGTCATCTGGCGGGCGTGCGGGAGGTGTCTGTGAACCTTCTGACGAATTCGATGCTCGTAAGTTACGATGCGCCGCTGACGTCGGAGATGATCTGCGCCGCTGTCGAGCATGCGGGCTACGGCGCGAGCCTTGCTGCCGGCAAGGGGGCAGGACGGGCAAAGGATATGCGAGAAGAGCGAGAGGCGCTTGAAGATCATGAGACGCCGAAGATTCTGCGCCGCTTTATCGTGTCGCTCGTGCTCCTCGTGCCGCTTCTCTACGTTTCGATGGGGCACATGCTTCTTGCGCTTCCCATTCCGCAGGCGATGGAGAACAATGCGCTCGTCATCGGCCTTTACGAGCTTCTTCTCGCTGTCGCCGTCATGATCGTCAATCAGAAATTCTTCATCAACGGCTTTCGCAATATCTTTTCGGGCGGCGTGAACATGGATACGCTCGTAGCTCTTGGCAGTGCGGCGGGCTTCGTTTACAGTACGGGAAATCTCTTCTCCATGCTTCTCGCGGCGCGAGCCGGCGACTGGCAGAGCGTCGCTGCGGGCGGCATGGATTTCTACTTTGAGACGTCCGCGATGATCTTGACGCTCATCACGGTGGGCAAGTGGCTGGAAAGCCGCAGCAAGGGCAAGACGACGAATGCCATCAAGGGGCTCATGGATCTTGCACCCAAGACGGCGCGACTCGTAAGGGACGGCGAGGAGGTCGTTGTCGCCGCTTCGGAGGTCGCCGTCGGCGACGTCTTTCTCGTACTGCCGGGCGAGAGCTTCCCCGTCGACGGCAAGGTGCTCGAAGGCGAGAGCGCCGTCAATGAGGCGGCGCTGACGGGCGAGAGCCTGCCTGTGGACAAGGCGCCGGGCAGTCTCGTGAGCGCCGCCACGATCAATCAGAACGGCGCTTTGACCTGCGAAGCGCGGCGCGTCGGCGAGGACACGACGCTGCAGCAGATCATCGAGATGGTGCAGAACGCCGCCGCTTCAAAGGCGGAGATCTCGAAGCTCGCTGACAAAGTGTCGGGCGTATTCGTTCCCGTCGTCATTGTTTTGGCTCTTGCTACGGGCGCTCTTTGGTTGCTTCTGGGCGAGACGGCGAGCTTCGCTCTCGCGCGTGCCGTCAGCGTGCTCGTCATCAGCTGCCCCTGCGCCCTAGGACTTGCTACTCCGGTCGCCATCATGGTCGGCAGCGGCAAGGGAGCGAAGAACGGCATTCTCTTCAAGACGGCGGCTGCTTTGGAGGCGACTGGCAAGGCAGACTTCGTTGTGCTCGACAAGACGGGCACAATAACGGAAGGCAAGCCGCGCGTGACGGATCTCATGCCTGCTGCAGGTGTAGGAGAAGAAGAGCTTCTTTGCGTGGCGACCGCCTTGGAGGCGCAGAGTGAACATCCACTTGCCGTTGCCGTTCGACGCGAGGCAGAAGAGCGCGGCATTTCTTTCTCGAAGGTGCAGGATTTCCAGGCACTGCCCGGGCATGGCGTCACGGGCACGGCGGAGCTTTCGGGTGAACGTCGAGAGGTGATCGGCGGCAGCATGGCGCTGATGAAGGAGAAAGGGCTTCTGACAGCGGACATGAAGGCGGCGGCGGAAAAGCTCGCGTCGGAGGGAAAGACGCCGCTTTTCTTCGCCGCTGCGGATCGCTTGCTCGGCATCATCGCCGTCGCTGACGCCTTGAAGCCGGATAGCCGCGAGGCGATCGAGGAACTTCTGCGCATGGGCGTGCAGCCCGTCATGCTGACGGGAGACAACCGCCGTACGGCGAACGCGGTCGGCGTGAAGCTCGGCCTTTCTGCCATCGTCGCTGACGTTCTGCCCGACGGCAAGGAAGAGGTCGTGCGCCGTCTGCAGGAGAGCGGCAGGACGGTCATGGTAGGAGACGGCATCAATGACGCGCCCGCTTTGACGCGTGCCGATGTCGGCATCGCCATCGGTGCGGGCGCTGACATTGCCATGGATGCTGCCGACGTCGTCCTCATGAAGTCGTCGCTCAGGGACGTCGTCGCGGCCATTCGCCTTTCGCGGCAGGTCATCCGCAACATCAAGGAAAATCTCTTCTGGGCGTTTTTCTACAATGTCATCGGCATACCGCTGGCGGCAGGCCTTTGGCTGCCCGTGTTCGGCATCGTATTGAGTCCGATGTTCGGCGCGGCGGCGATGAGCCTTTCAAGCTTCTGTGTCGTGATGAATGCTCTGCGGCTGAACTTTTTTGACGTTTATGACGATAGGAAAGATAAGCGCAAGGTTTTGCGTGAACTGCCCGGCTTCCTTTTGCAGAAGGAAGCAGAAGCAGAAGCGGGAGCGGAAGAAGCTGCACAAATGCAGGCAGATGAAAAATTGGAGGCAAGTGTAATGAAAAAGACGATTTCTATCGAAGGTATGATGTGCGGCCACTGCGTCGCCCATGTGACGAAGGCTTTGGAAGGCATGAACGGCGTGGAAAAGGCGGAAGTCAGCCTGGAAAACAAGAATGCCGTCGTCACCTTGAGCGCCGACGTTTCAGACAAGGCTCTTTCGGCGACGATTGTCGATGCAGGCTACGAGGTTGTCGGTATCAGCTGA
- the clpB gene encoding ATP-dependent chaperone ClpB, which translates to MGEERYTEKALAAMQTAQQAAAMRYQQEITSAHMLYALVQEPEGLLATIFEDCGTDPTMLRARLEQELSKLPSVKGQDRLTMGMDMVRVIGRAQEYAKSMKDDYISTEHLLLGVAADGSNEVQEICRQFGLTKSSVMNAVKKNRKQNVTSGNPEEGYKSLEKYGRDLTDAAKKGKIDPVIGRDEEIRRTIEILTRRTKNNPVLIGEPGVGKTAIVEGLARRIVAGDVPESLKNKTLYSLDMGSLVAGAKFRGEFEERLKAVLNEIAKSDGQILLFIDEVHTVVGAGAAEGAMDAGNLLKPMLARGELRCIGATTLSEYRKYIEKDAALERRFQPVMVSEPTVEDTISILRGIKERYEVHHGVRIRDNALLAAATLSDRYISDRFLPDKAIDLVDEAAAKLRTEIESMPQPLDEARRKIMQLEIAEQALKKETDDASKEKLAHVTEEKEELQKKEKELKDKWEAEKQAILRVRAVKKEIDQVKNEMELAERDYDLSRLSELRYGKLPTLEKQLKEEEDALAKKAEDDHLLKEEVSEEDIAEVVSRWTGIPVSKMLTGEREKLLRLEDVLHERVVGQDEAVRVVSEAILRARAGIKDPNRPIGSFIFLGPTGVGKTELAKTLAEALFDDDRSMIRIDMSEYMEKHSVARLIGAPPGYVGYEEGGQLTEAVRRRPYSVILLDEIEKAHRDVFNVLLQILDDGRLTDGKGRVVNFKNTVIIMTSNLGSHEILNKDFEEAQTAVKELLKEYFRPEFLNRVDDIVVFKGLAREQVKAIAKLLLESLSKRLQHQVGITLSWTEDALELLANQGFEPNFGARPLRRLISHKVETALSKEIIKGEAKEGDVVEIGAEGGEFTFKTL; encoded by the coding sequence ATGGGTGAAGAAAGATATACGGAGAAGGCTTTGGCGGCGATGCAGACGGCGCAGCAGGCGGCGGCCATGCGCTATCAGCAGGAAATCACGTCGGCGCATATGCTCTATGCGCTCGTGCAGGAGCCGGAGGGACTGCTTGCAACGATCTTCGAGGACTGCGGCACGGATCCGACGATGCTGCGCGCGCGGCTGGAACAGGAGCTCAGCAAGCTGCCGAGCGTCAAGGGGCAGGATCGTCTGACGATGGGCATGGACATGGTGCGCGTCATCGGCAGGGCGCAGGAATATGCGAAGAGCATGAAGGATGACTACATCAGTACGGAACATCTGCTGCTCGGCGTTGCCGCTGACGGCAGCAATGAGGTGCAGGAGATCTGCCGCCAGTTCGGCCTTACGAAGAGCAGCGTCATGAATGCCGTCAAGAAGAACCGCAAGCAGAACGTCACGAGCGGCAATCCTGAGGAGGGCTACAAGTCGCTCGAAAAGTACGGGCGTGACCTCACGGATGCGGCGAAGAAGGGCAAGATCGATCCCGTGATCGGCCGCGATGAGGAGATTCGCCGTACGATTGAGATCCTGACGCGCCGCACGAAGAACAACCCTGTGCTCATCGGTGAGCCGGGCGTCGGCAAGACGGCGATCGTCGAGGGGCTTGCACGCCGCATCGTCGCGGGCGATGTGCCGGAATCTTTGAAGAATAAGACGCTCTACTCACTCGATATGGGCTCTCTCGTCGCAGGCGCAAAGTTCCGCGGGGAGTTCGAGGAGCGTTTGAAGGCGGTTTTGAATGAGATCGCGAAGTCGGACGGGCAAATTCTGCTCTTCATCGACGAGGTGCATACGGTCGTCGGTGCGGGTGCGGCTGAGGGCGCGATGGACGCAGGCAATCTCTTGAAGCCGATGCTTGCACGCGGCGAGCTGCGCTGCATCGGCGCGACGACCTTGAGCGAGTATCGCAAGTACATCGAGAAGGACGCGGCTCTTGAGCGCCGCTTCCAGCCGGTCATGGTCAGCGAGCCGACGGTCGAGGACACGATCTCGATCCTGCGCGGCATCAAGGAGCGTTACGAGGTGCATCACGGCGTGCGTATCCGCGACAACGCGCTCCTGGCGGCGGCGACGCTCTCCGACCGTTACATTTCGGACAGATTCCTGCCCGATAAGGCGATCGACCTCGTCGACGAGGCAGCGGCGAAGCTGCGCACGGAGATCGAGTCGATGCCGCAGCCGTTGGATGAGGCGCGGCGCAAGATCATGCAGCTTGAGATCGCCGAGCAGGCGCTGAAGAAGGAGACGGACGACGCCTCGAAGGAGAAGCTCGCGCATGTGACCGAGGAGAAGGAGGAGCTGCAGAAGAAGGAAAAGGAACTCAAGGACAAGTGGGAGGCAGAAAAGCAGGCGATCCTGCGCGTGCGTGCCGTCAAGAAGGAGATCGATCAGGTTAAGAACGAGATGGAGCTTGCCGAGCGCGACTACGACTTGAGCCGCCTGTCCGAGCTTCGCTACGGTAAGCTGCCGACCTTGGAGAAGCAGCTCAAGGAAGAAGAGGACGCCTTGGCGAAGAAGGCGGAGGACGATCATCTGCTCAAGGAGGAAGTCAGCGAGGAGGACATCGCTGAGGTCGTGAGCCGCTGGACGGGCATTCCCGTCTCGAAGATGCTCACGGGCGAGCGCGAGAAGCTCCTGCGACTCGAAGATGTGCTGCATGAGCGCGTCGTTGGACAGGACGAAGCCGTGCGCGTCGTCAGCGAGGCAATCCTGCGGGCGCGTGCGGGCATCAAGGATCCGAACCGCCCAATCGGCTCGTTCATCTTCCTCGGCCCGACGGGCGTCGGCAAGACGGAACTGGCGAAGACCTTGGCGGAGGCGCTTTTCGACGATGACCGCAGCATGATCCGCATCGACATGTCGGAGTACATGGAGAAGCATTCCGTCGCGAGGCTCATCGGAGCGCCTCCGGGCTACGTCGGCTACGAGGAGGGCGGTCAGCTCACGGAAGCCGTGCGCCGTCGCCCCTACAGCGTCATCTTGCTCGACGAGATCGAAAAGGCACATCGCGACGTGTTCAACGTGCTCCTGCAGATCTTGGACGACGGTCGCCTGACGGACGGCAAGGGGCGCGTCGTGAACTTCAAGAACACCGTCATCATCATGACGAGCAACCTTGGCTCGCACGAGATTTTGAACAAGGACTTCGAGGAAGCGCAGACGGCAGTCAAGGAGCTTCTGAAAGAGTACTTCCGTCCGGAGTTCTTGAACCGCGTCGACGATATCGTCGTGTTCAAGGGTCTCGCGCGTGAGCAGGTCAAGGCGATTGCCAAGCTCCTGCTGGAGAGCCTTTCCAAGCGTCTCCAGCACCAGGTGGGCATCACGCTCTCGTGGACGGAGGATGCCTTGGAACTGCTGGCGAACCAGGGATTCGAGCCGAACTTCGGTGCACGTCCGCTGCGCCGCCTGATTTCGCACAAGGTGGAAACGGCACTGTCGAAGGAGATTATCAAGGGCGAAGCGAAGGAAGGAGATGTCGTCGAGATTGGCGCAGAAGGCGGCGAGTTCACGTTCAAGACGCTCTGA
- a CDS encoding HD-GYP domain-containing protein, protein MLKKYPVDQLEAGMVIGRTVYAEDMSVLLGEGTVLDEQRIEYLDQRGIVFVRILMPDSDEVIADAEPPQAKKEKAIPNAQEQTAMEVVAAAETAKKEALAKLKARATERAAQTKEEPKEAGVRDDVPLPDAAAEEKPDNRPTSKSGIVLRETSVLEAAYIEQYEACFEELQGFFSSVRATGRINTAEAEAISRNFAPLSSSAKAVTHIYNMETIGEYQLHHTMRVAVLAGLMAQWLKMSAQEKQRLILAAFLMDIGYTSFAPNFLRKIARYTPEERRLMQKHARLGYDIVSRSSLQLDKQVVEAVLQHHERNDGSGYPQKMKKDGICRFARILAILDTYDAMASRRYYAKRRSPFEVFSVISDECIAGRLDAEYGIAFIRNFSSTLNGNWVKLSNGEVAKIVYIDGSRMNALPVVQTLDGQFVDLNTMLSIKVEYLLASPEAEKKEGAAKETAAGGM, encoded by the coding sequence ATGTTGAAGAAGTATCCCGTTGACCAGTTGGAAGCGGGCATGGTCATTGGGCGAACGGTATATGCTGAGGATATGTCCGTCCTCTTGGGCGAGGGGACAGTGCTCGATGAGCAGCGAATCGAATATCTCGATCAGAGGGGGATTGTTTTCGTCCGTATTTTGATGCCCGATTCGGATGAAGTGATTGCTGACGCCGAGCCTCCGCAGGCGAAGAAAGAGAAGGCGATTCCGAACGCGCAGGAACAGACGGCCATGGAGGTGGTGGCTGCTGCAGAAACCGCGAAGAAGGAAGCGTTGGCCAAACTCAAAGCGCGCGCGACTGAGCGGGCGGCACAGACGAAGGAAGAGCCGAAGGAAGCGGGGGTGCGCGATGATGTGCCTTTGCCGGACGCAGCGGCGGAAGAGAAGCCGGACAACCGACCAACCTCGAAGTCGGGCATTGTGCTGCGCGAAACTTCTGTGCTCGAAGCGGCGTACATCGAGCAGTATGAGGCGTGCTTTGAGGAATTGCAGGGCTTTTTCAGTTCGGTGCGTGCAACAGGCCGCATCAATACGGCAGAGGCGGAGGCGATTTCACGCAACTTTGCGCCGCTTTCCTCAAGCGCGAAAGCAGTCACGCACATTTACAATATGGAAACCATTGGCGAGTACCAACTGCATCACACGATGCGCGTCGCGGTTCTAGCCGGACTCATGGCGCAGTGGCTCAAGATGTCGGCGCAGGAAAAGCAGCGATTGATTTTGGCGGCATTCCTCATGGATATTGGCTATACTTCGTTCGCACCGAACTTTCTCAGGAAGATTGCGCGCTATACACCCGAGGAGCGACGACTCATGCAGAAACATGCGCGTCTGGGTTACGACATCGTCTCACGCTCCTCACTGCAGCTTGACAAGCAGGTCGTGGAGGCTGTTCTGCAGCACCATGAGCGCAATGACGGATCGGGCTATCCGCAAAAGATGAAGAAGGACGGAATTTGCAGATTCGCGCGAATTCTCGCCATTCTGGACACCTACGATGCGATGGCGTCGCGCCGTTACTATGCGAAAAGGCGTTCTCCCTTCGAGGTCTTTTCCGTTATTTCGGACGAGTGTATTGCGGGACGACTGGATGCGGAGTATGGCATCGCTTTCATCCGCAACTTTTCCAGTACGCTTAACGGCAATTGGGTCAAGCTTTCCAACGGCGAGGTGGCGAAGATCGTCTACATCGACGGCTCGCGCATGAATGCGCTTCCCGTTGTGCAGACGCTAGATGGACAGTTCGTCGACCTCAATACGATGCTGAGCATCAAGGTTGAATATCTTTTGGCGAGTCCTGAGGCGGAAAAAAAGGAAGGTGCCGCAAAGGAAACGGCGGCAGGCGGCATGTAA
- a CDS encoding HD-GYP domain-containing protein yields MMLKKCSIGRLREGMILGRDVYKDDMTILLGEGTVLTSKMLDSLADHDIFSVYIQAEDEEEAISAANPPLLGEDEERGEIPAEAAEEMPAKVVPKKERLQDDSYVRQYDEVFALLKKFYADTRTASRIDAEAARSLTRKFLPLCESAKAIVQIYNMETEEDYRLHHSMHIAILAGLMGQFLKLRASERERLIMAAFLLDIGTTRIALEFLEIQGYYSDAERRLMQKHVRLGQELLARSAFGTDEQIVGAVLQHHERNDGSGYPAGLKKEQICGFARILAIVDIFDAMASNRAYKRKRSPFDVFKILADDILKGRLDTEYGVSFIRHIGQALNGCWVRLSDGGVGKIVYIDESRLDALPVVQTMEGDFLDLNTNGNIKIVSLLTSEEVQGA; encoded by the coding sequence ATGATGTTGAAGAAGTGTTCCATCGGCCGCCTGCGGGAAGGCATGATTCTTGGACGGGATGTATACAAGGACGATATGACGATCCTTTTGGGCGAAGGAACGGTGCTCACGTCCAAGATGCTCGATTCCCTCGCCGATCACGACATCTTTTCCGTGTATATTCAGGCGGAGGACGAGGAGGAAGCGATCTCGGCGGCAAACCCGCCGTTGCTCGGGGAAGATGAGGAGCGGGGCGAGATTCCTGCCGAGGCAGCTGAGGAGATGCCTGCGAAGGTTGTGCCGAAGAAGGAGAGGCTTCAGGATGATTCCTATGTGCGGCAATATGACGAAGTTTTTGCTTTGTTGAAGAAGTTCTATGCCGACACGAGGACGGCCTCGCGCATTGATGCGGAGGCTGCTCGCTCGCTGACGCGGAAGTTTCTGCCGTTGTGCGAAAGCGCGAAGGCGATCGTGCAGATTTATAATATGGAAACAGAAGAGGATTATCGCCTTCACCATAGCATGCACATTGCCATTCTTGCAGGACTTATGGGGCAATTCCTCAAACTGCGCGCGTCGGAGAGGGAACGTCTGATTATGGCGGCCTTTCTCCTAGACATCGGCACGACGCGCATCGCGCTGGAGTTCCTTGAGATACAGGGATATTACAGCGATGCGGAGCGCAGGCTCATGCAGAAGCATGTACGCTTGGGTCAGGAACTTCTTGCTCGGTCTGCGTTTGGGACGGATGAGCAGATTGTCGGCGCTGTGCTGCAGCATCATGAGAGAAACGATGGCTCGGGCTATCCGGCAGGACTGAAGAAAGAGCAGATATGCGGCTTTGCCCGCATCCTTGCCATTGTGGACATCTTTGATGCGATGGCTTCCAATCGTGCTTATAAGAGAAAGCGGTCGCCTTTTGATGTGTTCAAAATTCTTGCCGATGACATCTTGAAAGGCCGCTTGGATACGGAATACGGCGTCTCGTTCATCCGTCATATCGGTCAAGCCTTGAATGGCTGTTGGGTCAGGCTCAGTGACGGAGGTGTGGGCAAGATCGTCTATATCGATGAATCGCGTCTCGATGCGTTGCCGGTCGTTCAGACAATGGAAGGGGACTTCCTTGATCTGAACACGAATGGCAATATCAAAATCGTGTCCTTGCTGACGAGTGAGGAAGTGCAGGGAGCATGA
- a CDS encoding type II toxin-antitoxin system RelE/ParE family toxin — protein MRPEDSTMNVIFYQKADGSSPVANFLDTLDDKMRAKVIRSLKLLEAKGYLLRAPDSKELTDGIMELRTTFAGNISRVLYFFIVGNTAIVTNGFIKKTQKTPIEEIERAKAYRLDYQRRNLSC, from the coding sequence ATGAGGCCAGAGGATTCGACAATGAATGTTATATTTTATCAAAAAGCCGACGGTTCTTCTCCCGTCGCAAATTTTCTCGATACTTTAGACGATAAGATGCGCGCCAAAGTCATCCGCTCATTAAAACTGCTCGAAGCGAAAGGATACTTGCTGCGTGCTCCCGATTCTAAAGAGCTTACGGATGGCATCATGGAACTTCGCACCACATTTGCTGGCAACATATCGCGAGTCCTCTACTTTTTCATTGTCGGCAATACTGCCATTGTAACAAACGGATTCATTAAAAAAACGCAAAAGACCCCTATTGAAGAAATCGAACGTGCCAAAGCATATCGTCTTGACTACCAGAGGAGGAATCTATCATGTTAA